In the Mycolicibacter sp. MU0102 genome, one interval contains:
- a CDS encoding saccharopine dehydrogenase family protein, with product MPDTPRELDIILYGATGFAGKLTAQYLARAGGAARIGLAGRSAERLREVRDHLGSLAQDWPIVVADADKPATLEAMAARTRVVITTVGPYTRYGMPLVAACAAAGTDYVDLTGEALFVRESIDRHHTQAADNGARIVHACGFDSLPSDMSVYALYRAARDDGTGELLDTDYVVRGFSAGISGGTLASMVEVLSAAANDPAARRQLNDPHTLSSDRSAEPRLGPEPDLSWRRGRDIAPELDGIWTAGFAMAPVNTRIVRRSNGLLDWAYGRRFRYAEHMSAGSSAAAPVLSGLATGIGKVTFGIGGHLLGLVPAGLLERVLPKPGTGPSRSRRENGYYRIETYTTTSSGARYRADMAQRGDPGYQATSVLLGECALALALDRDALSDHYGVLTPAAAMGDVLLARLPAAGVTLEVSRLR from the coding sequence ATGCCTGACACGCCTCGTGAGCTCGACATCATCCTCTATGGAGCGACCGGTTTCGCCGGGAAGCTGACCGCCCAGTACCTGGCCCGCGCCGGCGGCGCCGCCCGGATCGGGTTGGCCGGCCGCTCGGCGGAGCGGTTGCGCGAGGTCCGCGACCACCTCGGATCGCTGGCCCAAGACTGGCCGATCGTGGTGGCCGACGCCGACAAACCGGCAACCCTAGAGGCGATGGCGGCCCGCACCCGGGTGGTGATCACTACCGTGGGCCCCTATACCCGTTATGGAATGCCGTTGGTTGCGGCCTGTGCCGCGGCGGGCACCGACTACGTCGACCTGACCGGCGAGGCACTGTTCGTGCGGGAGAGCATCGATCGCCACCACACGCAGGCCGCCGACAACGGCGCGCGCATCGTGCACGCCTGCGGCTTCGATTCTCTTCCGTCGGACATGAGCGTGTATGCCCTGTACCGGGCGGCCCGCGATGACGGCACCGGTGAGCTGCTCGACACCGACTACGTGGTGCGAGGATTCTCCGCCGGGATCTCCGGAGGCACGCTGGCCTCGATGGTCGAGGTCCTGAGCGCCGCGGCCAACGACCCGGCGGCCCGACGACAGTTGAACGATCCCCACACGCTCAGCTCGGATCGGTCCGCCGAGCCCCGATTGGGCCCCGAGCCGGACCTGTCGTGGCGGCGGGGCCGCGACATCGCGCCGGAACTGGACGGAATCTGGACCGCCGGCTTCGCCATGGCGCCGGTCAACACCCGCATCGTCCGGCGTAGCAACGGACTGCTGGACTGGGCCTACGGGCGTCGTTTCCGCTACGCCGAGCACATGAGCGCCGGTTCGTCGGCCGCGGCACCGGTGCTGTCTGGGCTGGCGACCGGGATCGGCAAGGTGACCTTCGGGATCGGCGGTCACCTTTTGGGGCTCGTGCCGGCCGGATTGCTCGAGCGGGTGCTGCCCAAGCCGGGCACCGGCCCCAGCCGCAGCCGCCGTGAGAACGGCTACTACCGCATCGAGACCTACACGACCACCAGCAGCGGAGCCCGTTACCGGGCGGACATGGCGCAGCGCGGGGACCCCGGCTACCAGGCCACCTCGGTGCTGCTGGGCGAGTGCGCGCTGGCGCTGGCACTGGACCGCGACGCACTGTCCGACCACTACGGCGTGCTCACCCCGGCTGCTGCGATGGGCGACGTGTTGCTGGCCAGACTGCCTGCGGCGGGAGTGACGCTAGAGGTTTCCCGGCTGCGCTGA